A segment of the Delphinus delphis chromosome 20, mDelDel1.2, whole genome shotgun sequence genome:
TTTGCTCTTGTCACTTTTCTCCTACAAGGAAACCGCCTATGCCCAATGGTCCATGTGCCTAAAATTCAAAAtctcttttaattgtttttgggTATATTTACTTGCAACCATTGGAATATCCTAGtattaaaaactgaatttaaaataaagcacatTCAATTGGAATGTTTTTCTGAATAACAGGAActgtatctactttttttttggccgtggcttgcgggatcctacttccccaaccagggattgaacctgcgccctcggctgtgaaagtgcagagtcctaaccactggaccaccagggaattctgtgggaactgtatctttttttttttttaatgtatctacTTTTGAACATGCAATTTCTATTACCCAGAAAATACTATTGAAAGTGATTTGAATTGGTTGTGCTTTAAAATCCAGGAAATGGTTTAAAATCCAGGAAAAAATGGATCCCTGGATGGAAGTGATTTTTGGCTGCCTGAGGGTCCTCCTACCCACCCAGGGCTGGGAATCTCCTCCACTTCCTGAGGTCTGTCCAATCTTCTGATCTCCCCATGCCAGGGCCAGCCCCTGGAGGGGGTATATCCCCAAGCACTTCTGTTAAAAGTCTGGAAAGAATCTAGGAGGTCTGGACTCCCACCGAGGGCCCAAGGGATTTGGGTGGGGTTCTTGGGACTGAAAATCAGGACACTCGGCAGGTCTTCTGAGTCATTCCCCAGGGTGCCTTTCTGAGAGAGGCTGTTTAGAAAGCTAAATCTTACAGTTCCTGGGATTCTGAGTTGACCCGGGGGACCAGAGTCCTGGAATTTGTAGGATGTGGGCTGTCGTGGACAATCAAGGCTTTGTGGTAGGGACTTGGCACAGATatggggcagagccaggaaggCGATTGCTGCTTCCCTGAGGGCCCAGGGCACAGCCTCTTGCCTTCCCCAGGACTTCTGGTGTGCCAGGCTGTCCCTCCTGGCCACGCTGGATGGGTGTGTGAGGAAAGGGCGCCACTCACCTGCTATGGGCACCGAGTTCGGGTGGGACTTCTGCCCGCTCAGCTCCAGAAAGGAGTTGAGCCACGAGGAGGCACCCAGGCGGAGGTCTCGGAAGAGCAGGGCTGTGTCCCGCTGCACCAGCCCCACCATGCCCAGCGCCTTCTGGTCCGAGTCACAGTGGTCCTCGGTCTCCCCACCTGGGAGTGTACATGGGGGGCTGAGTtggtctcttctctttctgggccCAGTCTGAACACCCAGAACCTCAGGCATCTGTGCCCCCAGGGACCCAGAATATCTGATGGCTTCAGCAGGAACAAGGAGTCTCAGATTCCCTCTCCTTCATACCCAACGAGACAGGGCTCTAGTCTCTGACCCCAGAGGACCCAGCTATCCAAGCACCCGCAGGGCCCCAGTCGAGTGGGTGTGGGACTAACCAGCATAGGCATTGACACACTTGGAGAGTATGCTGAGGGGCAGCAGGGGGTCCATGAGGCTCAGAAGGCGGGAAGGAGAGGCGGTAGCCTGCAGCATTGTGGCCGGGTAGGCTGCCATGATGCCATCCGGCACTCGCACCCCATAGGCTGCTGCCCGAAGGGACACGGTGAAGCAGAGATTCCCGCCTGCGCTGTCTCCTGCGAGGCATATCCGCTCACCTGTTGAGCCTGGTTTGGAGGGGGCTTGGTCAAGCCTGGCAGGGAGGAACTGGAGCTCTGGGCCAGGAGCACTGGACTCTCAGAGGTCGGGTGTCGGGGGCCCAACCCCAGGGTCTAGCCAATTGCAATTTTAGACACTGGTAAACTACGGCAGGGATTTGGACCCATTTGGGGGATAGTGGTCAGAGGATAAGGCAGCCTTGGGACATGGAGAGGCCTGGAGATCAGGAAGCTCTGGGAAGCTTGGGAGGCTGGAGGTCAGAAGCAAGGAGGGAGGGTGGTGGAAAAGGGAGACCAAGGGCATGTTTCAGGAGAGAGGGGCATCGAGGCCAGCAGATGGAAGCCAGGGTTCAGGCTGACTGCACACAAGGGCCACGGGCCCTGTGCCCTGAGCCACGGCCTCATCCTGTGCTTCCCAAGCTGTGGGGAGTGGGAGGTTGGAGGAGCTGGGAGAATGGGCTGGAGTGAGGCCAGGTGGCTGCCAGCACAGGACAGCAGTGGGTAGACAAACAGGAGGAGGCCATGGGAGGTGGGGGACAGAGTGTCAGGGCTAGAGTGGGCGGAAGTAGGAGGCAGAAGGAGGAAGTGGTTGAGACGGAAGGTGGGAGCactggggcagagctgggagagtGGGCGGGGGACAGGCGGGGTGAACAGGCGGCAGAGGGCCGGGTGGCAGGAGATGGAAGGGGAGGCGGGGCATGCAAGACTGAGGCCTGAGCAACTAATGGATCGTTCCCCCTGCAGGAGGCTGGGGCGGGCTCGGGGAGCTGGTGGCAGTGAGGGGCTCGGGCTCACCAAGGAGGGCACAGTGCTTGACGGCCCAGCAGTAGGCGTAGAAGCACTCCTCCAGCGCCCGGGGGAAGGGGGCCTCGGGGGCCAGGGAGTAGTCGATGGAGAGGATGGGGGCGCCCAGCTCCTGGGCCCAGCTCTTGAGGTAGGGCTCATGGGATTTGGAGGTCTGGGCCACGAAGCCGCCGCCATGGATGTGCACTACCAGGCACCTTGACCGGGGTGCCTGCTGGGGGCGGGACCGCAGCTCCAGGCTTCTGGGGCCCTCGGACCTCCCCAGGCTGCTGAGCTCCTCACTGTCCTGGGGGTGAGGAACGAGGAAGTGGGTCAGGCCGGTGTGGTCTTCCTGGGCCTCACCCCACCGAGGGTGTGTGCTCAGAGACAGGAGTCGGGGCAGTGTGGGCAGTGAGAGGCGGGAGGACATTTGGGGAAGGTGCTTCCATGCTCCTCAGCTCTGTACCTGTCCTGGCTGAGGCAGGGACCCTACCTGTCCTTCACGCAGGTCATAGGAGATGAGCCTGACGAGGACAGGCCCGGGGCCTGTGTGGGCCAGTGGGGGTGAGATGGTGACCATGACCTTGGGGTCAGCAGTCAGCGGCATTTCAAAGGTGATGGGTGGCAGGCTGAGCAGGCGGCTTACCCTCACGGTAGCCGATGTCATGTTTGCTAGAGACTGGTGGGAGGGAACAGAAGGGGCGCTGGGAGGGCCTGCTGGCAGGGGTTCCCCTCACACCTCCCCTCCGACCCCCAGTCTTTTTCCTCCCGTGCTATCCCTGGACCTGGAACACTGCAGAGGCCCGGGagtgtctctgggcctcagtttccccatcatgCACCAGGTTGGGGCCCTCACCGTGCCCCATGCTCACCGATAGCACCTGGATCTCTGTGATATTCCAGAAGGTTTTCCAGAAGTGCACGTCCAGGTTCTGTACGATCCGCTCAAACTCGGCCCCACGCAGCTCTGGGTCGATGGCAAAGCGGCCACCGGTGAAGAGGGAGCTGGCTGTCACACCTGGGGGTCAGGAGGGGTGTCAAGGAGCCCCTGGCAGCCTCGCTGGGGCAGCGGTGCGGAGGAAGGACAGGAGTGGAGGGGAGGCTGCAGGCAGGTCCCTGCAGGGACTCACTCAGGCCCGTCTCGTTGCGTTTGTAGTGCTCCCCGAAGGACACCAGCCCGATGGAGATGGTCTGCAGGAATGGCCGGATGGCGGGCGTGAACTGTGGAGACATGCCTCCAAGTCAGGGACCAGGGGCGGGCAGgagtggggtggggcagagacATGGGGGGTAGATGtggtcattcagcaaacatttagtgAGCTCTGGctgcgtgccaggcactgctctaggcacCTTCATGGAGCTGATGTTGTCGAAAAGACAGACAATACTCAAATAAAGGCATGCCATATAATGTGAAGTAACGATCGATGTTTGAAAAGACGGTAGGTGGAGGGGACAGAGTGATGATTAGCGGTCTGACTCCTCATACGGGTCTCCAGGAGGGGACTTGAGGAGGGATGGGAATGAAGCGAGGGAAGGCTGTTCCCTGCAGGGGGCAGGACACGTGCAAAGGGTTTGAGGTGGCCCTGTGCTTGGTGTGATGATGGGTGTGGCGGGAGCAGAGTGAGCCAGGGGAGAGGCGCAGGGGCTGAGATCAGAGAAGCAGAGGGGCTCACGTGGGGCCTGAGGGTTTGGATTTGTTCTAGATGTGGATGGAGCCATAGAGGGTGGTGAGCTGGGAGAAGGATGATGCAGGGATCCCTGAAACTCAGCGAGGACAGAGATGAGGTGACGCAGGCAGTGGGGACCAGTTAAGGGGCAGCAGGGAGACAGAAATGGGAAAGGTCAGAGACAGGGCCCGAGATCCTGAGGCAGAAAGAGTCAAATGGGGAGACCCAGCATCTGAGAGGAGCCAGGCAGCTAAGAAAAGacaatagagagaaaaagaaagccacagGAGGCTGGGCAAGGGGCCAGCAGGGTTCTTCTGTTCCTTCAGCAAACACTGGCCTGggtcctactgtgtgctaggcactgggctgGAACAGGGGTTGAACGAGACCTAGACAGAGAGGGCCTCTGCCCCCTGGGGCTGGCATCTTACAGGGGGAGGCTGTCCTGCAACATGGCACAGCTGGGCCCTCAGAGAGTAGCTGTCAGGCATGGCCCTGCCCCTGGCCGGGGGCCCAGTGGGCCAGAGAGCACAGCTGGGCTCAGATGACCCTGGATTCTCACTCCCGAGCTTCGAGGGGACAGCCGGGACACAGGGAGGAGCAGGCTGGCCCAGCTGGGCCGATCAATATTTGTGGGTTCAGCTTAGGCGAGGGGAAGTTCCCAGGAACGCCCAGGCTGGATTGGTGAGGACGGGCTGCTCCGCATGGAAGCAGAGAAAGGTGGGGTACGGTGGGAAGAGGCTGAGAGACTGCCAAGCTCAGCTACACTGAGGGTaggggaggcccagagagggtctgAAGGGGTACAGGGTTACACAGCTCCAGATACTCCTGTTGGGGTTCCCAGATGTGGCTGGGGACTGTGGACACAGCACTGACCCCAGATGGGGGCAAGTTGGGCCTTGGCTCTGAGCCTGGTGCCCCAAGTGCTTCCCAATTCTGAGTCCCCAAAATACTCTTCCTGTGAGTCCAAAGGCCTCAGGGCTGCTTCCCTGTCAGTTCTGAGATGAGCTGTGTCTCCCTGAGGGTGGTTTGGGGTGGGCAAAGGATAGGAGAAGGCCTGCAGCTGGGGGTCAGGGCCCTGGTTCAGGGAGGAGAGGGGCCACAGCCAGGTCTTCCTCACTGTCACCAACTTGGATATGCTCCCTGGCTCTCCCTGAAACCTCAACATCTGGATTCTACTGCGCCTTAGGTGAGTCGATATGCCCAGGCTGACCTGGGTCCAGTTGAGAAGCTTGGGGCCCCTCCCCTTGAACCTCTGTCAAATGGGGCTGGtacccttcctccctgcctgccaGGCCTCCGGTGGGGATGACTAAGTGGGACGTGCTCTTACAAACTGGCCTTGAGAACAGTACTGGCTACTCTCCTAGAGGGTCTCCAATGAATTCAGGGGCCAGACAGGTCATGTAAAAGAGTGAATGAATCTCCTGAGTGTAGGACGATAGGGAGCAGTGGAGATCCTGGTGCAAGAGGCCATGCAAGTTAAAGATTTCCTCCACGGTAGATTCGGCCAAAGGGCCACAAGTTTGAGACCCTTCGTGCAGTGCTGTCTGAGCCCCAGacagcttccccttcctgcaTCTGCTGTTTGCTGAATCCAGTAACACAGACCACTGTGGTTCCTCTACTATGCTTCTGAGCCTGGTTGGGGCCCACCATGTGCCTTCACCATGGCCccagaggggcagggcagggggctcaCCTGGAAGCCCAGGCAGCGGCCGTAGAAGCAGCCCTTGTGCAGAGTGATGTACTCATGCAGGAAGTCGGCAATGACCCTCTCATCACCCTCGAAGAAGAGCTTCCCGGGCTGGTTGGTGGCCAGCAGGTGCTGAGCGTAGTAGGCCAGAGCACGGAGCTGGGTGAGAGCGGTCAGGTAGGCCTCGAGTTCGGCCAGGTTGTGGCTGGTACGGAAGAAGATGCTGCGGCGGTTAGAGGCCACGTAGCGGGATTTGTGCAGCAGGTGCACCAGGCAGCAGCGGGCTGTGTGCACCAGGCTGCGGTACCCGTTGGCCGGCGTCTCTGCGTCCAGGTCAAAGAGGTGTGCCACGCTCAGCAGGCGGCCCAGGGTTGGCTCCAGCCCCAGTGCCTGTTCCCGAACACCTGCAAAGACGCCTGACAGCCGCCGTGCTGTCTCCCCAGGGCCCTGGCTGGAGAAGAAGGCCATGTTGTCCTCTGCCAGGGTCACCAGCGACTGTGTCACTGTGTGCAGGTCCATTCTGTGCGAGAGCCGTGAGGCTGCGGGCAGGTCGGGAGGCACGTTAAGGCAGGGCTGGACCAGCTGGAGCCTGGCGTCCAGGAGTCCAGGCTCTACCCCCTCCTCCCACAGACTCACGTCAGACCACAGCCCCTCCTTCAGACTGAAGGATGGAGTCTAGGGCTCcagtttcttccttccttgggACCCATGAGGCCAGGTACCCACTCTCTCCCTGCTCAAGAGGCAAGTTTGATCCCTCAGTCCCCACCTTCCTAAGACGCAGGAGTCCAGGCCCCAGAACCCTCTTCTTCAGGGCCCAGGAGTCCCTGTCCTCTCTTATTTGGGACACTGATTGATTCCTTAGCTCCAGCATCTGTCCTACAGCCCAGGAGTCTACGTAACCCTTTCTCCCTTCTAGGGACCCAAGTTCAGGCATCTGTCTCCATTTACTCTCCCGGGACCCAGGACTCCCTCTAGGTTCTGAGCAGTCTGGACCCCCCGTTGGTCCCCTCTCTCAGGACCAGGAGTTCAAGCCCCCATCCTACCTCCTTCTCAGGTCCCAGAGGTCGCCCACAGGCCCTTGCCTTCTGCAATATTTGGGAGAGTTCAGCCCTCAACCCACCGATTCCCACCCACCTGGTGGTGTCCCAGGACCCTGGACCCAAGCCCAATTCTCTTCCTGAACCCAGGAGTTCATATTTCTAGCCTTACGTACAACTGAGGGGTCACTCCTGCCCCCTCCTGGTCCCTCCAGTCTGGCTGTGGAATCCCCTCCAGTCTTCTCTGGGGGTCCCCAAACCTTGGTTCCACTCCTCCCCCAGCTGGGTCCCTGGCCTTCAGGCCTGCCTTAGCTTGCATGGgccagccctgctccctgcctAGGATGGTATTCATCCCTGCCATTAACCTTGAACTCACTCTGAGTCAGACTCTGTGCTAACAgctttctctgtttcctcctttaGGTTCTCACTAACCCTCTGAGGCCCACACCGCCTCGGTTCATGTTTCAACTGTTATTAGGAGCATTTCCGTCTTACAAGAGAGGAAACTTGAGGCTCAGAGGTATTAAGTAAGGAGATGAAAGTTTCCTTGAAAGCGGCAGAGCAGAAGTCAGACCCAAACCTCTGGGGCCAGAGCCGTTACTTTTGCTGGTCTCCATCCCAGGGCTCTGGAGACTGGGCCTCTAGCTCTGGCTCTCAAAAACTTTCCCTGGA
Coding sequences within it:
- the LIPE gene encoding hormone-sensitive lipase isoform X1, which translates into the protein MEPGSKLVSRPDWEPEPHQTPITQSESGPEKTPTAQPASKAQQGPDTQQKRTAQQRPLAHHGAESQQEPRAQQKSALQQEFLAPQEPAPQQSPPIQRVPFRKQEAASQHRPGPGKDSRTQQELELREGAGAQVGPGPQNGPPAQTELRSQERRRQSDPTAQHAAPAQGAKSQEGSLAEWQFLSKPNEPSMQQPASEHKTFLERVVDSGADSDLGFTLETNSPAQRGGTVAQGMKPVFKGKPGYEVMSGFGGTSLPSKKTSSQNPRRYRNPASRLSHRMDLHTVTQSLVTLAEDNMAFFSSQGPGETARRLSGVFAGVREQALGLEPTLGRLLSVAHLFDLDAETPANGYRSLVHTARCCLVHLLHKSRYVASNRRSIFFRTSHNLAELEAYLTALTQLRALAYYAQHLLATNQPGKLFFEGDERVIADFLHEYITLHKGCFYGRCLGFQFTPAIRPFLQTISIGLVSFGEHYKRNETGLSVTASSLFTGGRFAIDPELRGAEFERIVQNLDVHFWKTFWNITEIQVLSSLANMTSATVRVSRLLSLPPITFEMPLTADPKVMVTISPPLAHTGPGPVLVRLISYDLREGQDSEELSSLGRSEGPRSLELRSRPQQAPRSRCLVVHIHGGGFVAQTSKSHEPYLKSWAQELGAPILSIDYSLAPEAPFPRALEECFYAYCWAVKHCALLGSTGERICLAGDSAGGNLCFTVSLRAAAYGVRVPDGIMAAYPATMLQATASPSRLLSLMDPLLPLSILSKCVNAYAGGETEDHCDSDQKALGMVGLVQRDTALLFRDLRLGASSWLNSFLELSGQKSHPNSVPIAEPMRCSVSETALAQPESPKGTDSLKGLTLHDLSLRGSSETPDTPELSLSVEARGHSTPSAVNFLLRPEDASEESEAGDELSTKDRVYAAFPEGFHPRRSSHDVKRVTLYSSPILKNPFMSPLLAPDSMLQTLPPVHIVACALDPILDDSVMFARRLRSLSQPVTLRVVEDLPHGFLSLAALCQETRQAAALCVERIRLVLNPPGPPV
- the LIPE gene encoding hormone-sensitive lipase isoform X3, with the translated sequence MDLHTVTQSLVTLAEDNMAFFSSQGPGETARRLSGVFAGVREQALGLEPTLGRLLSVAHLFDLDAETPANGYRSLVHTARCCLVHLLHKSRYVASNRRSIFFRTSHNLAELEAYLTALTQLRALAYYAQHLLATNQPGKLFFEGDERVIADFLHEYITLHKGCFYGRCLGFQFTPAIRPFLQTISIGLVSFGEHYKRNETGLSVTASSLFTGGRFAIDPELRGAEFERIVQNLDVHFWKTFWNITEIQVLSSLANMTSATVRVSRLLSLPPITFEMPLTADPKVMVTISPPLAHTGPGPVLVRLISYDLREGQDSEELSSLGRSEGPRSLELRSRPQQAPRSRCLVVHIHGGGFVAQTSKSHEPYLKSWAQELGAPILSIDYSLAPEAPFPRALEECFYAYCWAVKHCALLGSTGERICLAGDSAGGNLCFTVSLRAAAYGVRVPDGIMAAYPATMLQATASPSRLLSLMDPLLPLSILSKCVNAYAGGETEDHCDSDQKALGMVGLVQRDTALLFRDLRLGASSWLNSFLELSGQKSHPNSVPIAEPMRCSVSETALAQPESPKGTDSLKGLTLHDLSLRGSSETPDTPELSLSVEARGHSTPSAVNFLLRPEDASEESEAGDELSTKDRVYAAFPEGFHPRRSSHDVKRVTLYSSPILKNPFMSPLLAPDSMLQTLPPVHIVACALDPILDDSVMFARRLRSLSQPVTLRVVEDLPHGFLSLAALCQETRQAAALCVERIRLVLNPPGPPV
- the LIPE gene encoding hormone-sensitive lipase isoform X2; translated protein: MESAREVSFPVAAGAPGSNKVQEGSKSQRRGRWRKGKAKASRLSHRMDLHTVTQSLVTLAEDNMAFFSSQGPGETARRLSGVFAGVREQALGLEPTLGRLLSVAHLFDLDAETPANGYRSLVHTARCCLVHLLHKSRYVASNRRSIFFRTSHNLAELEAYLTALTQLRALAYYAQHLLATNQPGKLFFEGDERVIADFLHEYITLHKGCFYGRCLGFQFTPAIRPFLQTISIGLVSFGEHYKRNETGLSVTASSLFTGGRFAIDPELRGAEFERIVQNLDVHFWKTFWNITEIQVLSSLANMTSATVRVSRLLSLPPITFEMPLTADPKVMVTISPPLAHTGPGPVLVRLISYDLREGQDSEELSSLGRSEGPRSLELRSRPQQAPRSRCLVVHIHGGGFVAQTSKSHEPYLKSWAQELGAPILSIDYSLAPEAPFPRALEECFYAYCWAVKHCALLGSTGERICLAGDSAGGNLCFTVSLRAAAYGVRVPDGIMAAYPATMLQATASPSRLLSLMDPLLPLSILSKCVNAYAGGETEDHCDSDQKALGMVGLVQRDTALLFRDLRLGASSWLNSFLELSGQKSHPNSVPIAEPMRCSVSETALAQPESPKGTDSLKGLTLHDLSLRGSSETPDTPELSLSVEARGHSTPSAVNFLLRPEDASEESEAGDELSTKDRVYAAFPEGFHPRRSSHDVKRVTLYSSPILKNPFMSPLLAPDSMLQTLPPVHIVACALDPILDDSVMFARRLRSLSQPVTLRVVEDLPHGFLSLAALCQETRQAAALCVERIRLVLNPPGPPV